A portion of the Salminus brasiliensis chromosome 9, fSalBra1.hap2, whole genome shotgun sequence genome contains these proteins:
- the LOC140562410 gene encoding transmembrane protein 236-like, whose product MGSGSRLKFAVCEVLQFAAFCVPLFIVMQRFALILARVKSQAQPSGGDSTTAYWLIVASSVAYVTTVAMLVWLPMKYMVFKKKKALVGRKKWRPVALAYVLLSTLPSFAFLIASSEVQIRNDIRLDTFAELPVSLVLLSLICIDIVERIRHCRLTGQANELARDADIPTLTHVETVTPIVTTATGPSPAATNASTGTQNGAGAANGAIPRLPGSATVAGISGNGIVPGLAAGGAVPGLPGNTAVPGIPSNGAVPLLPGNGQGQPYAIAGICPRTGLPTRSFPYAPAYTGPLRFLLASDARADVFADSFLFWLDTAEMVRVASHTPVYFSGWALPVYLFSFLSMLRLVPMPHSPLLSPLGVALQDLPFLFLRVALIAIFGFVTPVLFVMKNLLVCLAYIYFNFMTKLKIFNTERMF is encoded by the exons ATGGGCTCGGGGAGCAGGCTGAAGTTTGCAGTTTGTGAGGTGCTGCAGTTCGCCGCCTTCTGCGTCCCACTCTTCATCGTGATGCAACGCTTCGCCCTCATCTTGGCGCGAGTGAAGAGCCAGGCGCAGCCCTCTGGTGGAGATTCCACCACGGCCTACTGGTTGATTGTGGCCTCGTCCGTGGCCTATGTGACAACAGTGGCAATGTTGGTGTGGCTGCCAATGAAGTACATGGTTTTTAAGAAGAAGAAAGCCCTAGTGGGGAGGAAGAAGTG GAGACCTGTTGCTCTGGCATATGTGCTCCTTTCTACGCTGCCCTCTTTTGCATTCCTAATTGCAAGTTCTGAG gtGCAAATAAGAAACGATATACGATTGGATACATTCGCTGAGTTGCCTGTGTCTCTGGTGCTCCTCTCACTCATCTGCATTGATATTGTGGAAAGGATCCGCCACTGCAGGCTCACAGGCCAGG CTAATGAACTGGCCCGGGATGCAGATATTCCAACCCTTACCCACGTAGAAACAGTGACCCCTATAGTGACCACAGCCACTGGGCCATCTCCAGCAGCAACAAATGCAAGTACGGGCACACAAAACGGAGCAGGGGCTGCTAACGGGGCCATTCCAAGATTGCCTGGAAGTGCCACGGTTGCGGGGATATCGGGCAACGGGATCGTTCCAGGGTTGGCGGCCGGTGGGGCAGTTCCAGGCTTGCCAGGCAACACAGCAGTCCCAGGGATACCCAGCAACGGCGCAGTACCCTTACTGCCAGGCAACGGCCAGGGGCAACCGTACGCTATCGCAGGGATTTGTCCACGCACTGGCCTGCCCACAAGAAGTTTCCCATATGCCCCTGCATACACCGGACCACTGCGCTTTCTGCTAGCAAGCGATGCCCGCGCTGACGTGTTTGCCGACAGCTTCTTGTTCTGGTTGGACACGGCAGAAATGGTGCGAGTCGCAAGTCACACCCCAGTCTACTTCTCGGGCTGGGCCTTACCAGTCTACCTCTTTAGCTTTCTTTCTATGCTGCGATTGGTTCCCATGCCTCACAGTCCCCTCCTCTCCCCACTGGGCGTGGCCTTGCAGGACCTCCCCTTCCTCTTTCTAAGGGTGGCACTCATAGCCATTTTCGGGTTTGTCACACCCGTCCTCTTCGTGATGAAGAATTTGCTGGTGTGCTTGGCCTACATTTACTTTAACTTCATGACCAAGCTAAAAATCTTCAACACTGAGAGGATGTTTTGA
- the mrc1a gene encoding macrophage mannose receptor 1 isoform X1, with protein sequence MKKLSFPLFVLLCLCMALDYTVQLDTSAFLIYNEAHNKCVKVVNPNIAQAADCDPSSEAQRFRWISSSRVLSISHKLCLGAQDLKEWVRVMLLPCNELSPMQTWECKNETLFGLKNQPLHFNYGNRHEPNILLYTGTGSWSRWQIYGTKENLCSRGYQEMFTISGNAFGVPCQFPFKFEEKWYAECTLDGRSDGQLWCATETDYSKDKKWGFCPTKSTSGWDSDPITGVVYQRNTQSVLTWHQARKSCQQQGADLLSIVELHEQTYISGLTNALGSALWIGLNSLDFESGWQWSNGNPFRYLNWAPGHPSLEPGLNCVALNAGKASKWESMGCSKKLGYICRKGNSTTITPSVGKDQPSFCPAAWVPYSGHCYSIRRSKMMWRDALAACHKDGADLASIHNIEEHSFIISQSGYVPTDELWIGLNDQKTQNLFEWSDRTHVTFAKWLVGEPSHATNLREDCVLMKGKDGKWADHMCEKEHDFICKKKASSKPAGSPEVISPGCPAGWIRYSSYCYRISVEAKNFNEAKTACGQSAASLVHVSGRYENAFLVSLVGLRPEKYFWIGLSNTERADRFQWTNKDTVTFTHFNVGLPDRRQGCVAVQTGTSAGLWDIQPCDTKQKYICKKLAEGVTTTKEPPTTQPLSCPPKWIKKDSGNCIRVYKSKVDEKKTWFEARDYCRSIGGDLASFHSEDETDKLPYGGGGDPAWIGFNSLDANVGFVWSDESPSNYDNWNYGEPNNYNDIEHCAEASFYYGHRWNDRACEVYNDWICQIRLGTTPKAPPTNAPQAEFNVTDDGWIQFNGSQYFINNDRLSMEDARAYCKKNHSDLIVITGQTERKFIWKQILRGSEDQFYIGMTVALDKSFSWVDGSPVVYTAWNHNEPNFANNDENCVTIYRNMGFWNDINCGVPLPSICKRSLDFVSGTVAPTNVPKGGCAPEWTSFHGKCYKYVGTDSEKTWHDARQYCISQGGNLVSIQSHAEQAFLTTMMLSAADDVWIGLNDVNWEMRFLWTDGKGVSFTNWAKGHPTSIPDGRRSYGADADDFILPMWGHDRDKRSLWTDLEDLEYVQFDCVIMVKEPSRITGMWKVEDCSEKRGFICKRNIDSQIQVQATTVSPKAYFALGNNSYRLQTEKMSWDEARRQCKADDADLASVLDSITQALTTLRFGGFKEPVWIGLNSNLTNGRYRWVDNWLLRYSKWATGEPKRNLACVYIDTDGTWKTAECSNTYYSLCKRSSDIAPTEPPQLPGICPEPKRHKTWIPFRGHCYAFMASKSENWAHATVECMRMGASLVSVEDAPEGAFIQRNLEILQDDSKSFWVGMHRSHAGDWMWIDNLVVDYTNWAPRMPSTYGDCVEARSDSGLWFNTHCSGYRAYICKTEKVIPPTEKQPDVAPHVEEAPHGYAGIAVAVVLVILAVAGLAAFLFFKRPTLPVVGECTFDNTLYFNNPARASNTVDTKGLVANIEQNERA encoded by the exons ATGAAGAAGCTCAGCTTCCCTCTGTTTGTGCTGCTGTGCCTCTGCATGGCTTTGGACTACACTGTTCAACTAG ACACCAGTGCGTTCCTCATCTACAACGAGGCTCACAACAAGTGTGTGAAGGTGGTGAACCCCAACATCGCTCAGGCTGCTGACTGCGACCCGTCCTCGGAAGCCCAACGCTTCCGCTGGATCTCGTCTTCTCGGGTCCTGAGCATCTCCCACAAACTCTGCCTGGGTGCTCAAGACCTCAAAGAATGGGTGAGGGTTATGCTGCTCCCGTGCAACGAGCTCAGTCCCATGCAGACGTGGGAGTGCAAGAACGAGACCCTTTTTGGCCTGAAAAATCAGCCCTTGCATTTCAACTATGGAAATCGCCATGAGCCCAACATCCTGCTGTACACAGGGACCGGTTCCTGGAGCCGCTGGCAGATATACGGCACCAAGGAAAATCTGTGCTCTAGGGGATACCAAG AGATGTTCACCATTAGCGGCAATGCTTTCGGGGTCCCCTGTCAGTTTCCCTTCAAGTTTGAGGAAAAGTGGTATGCTGAGTGCACCCTGGATGGTCGGTCAGATGGGCAGCTGTGGTGCGCAACAGAGACGGACTACAGCAAGGACAAGAAATGGGGTTTCTGTCCCACCAAAT CAACGTCGGGTTGGGACAGTGATCCGATAACTGGTGTGGTGTATCAAAGGAACACTCAGTCAGTCCTGACCTGGCACCAGGCTCGTAAGAGCTGCCAGCAGCAAGGTGCCGATctgctcagtattgtagagctGCACGAGCAAACGTACATTTCAG GTTTGACTAATGCACTTGGCTCTGCTCTGTGGATTGGACTGAATAGTCTAGACTTTGAAAGTGGCTGGCAATGGAGCAATGGAAACCCATTCAGATATCTGAACTGGGCTCCAG GCCACCCTTCACTGGAGCCTGGCCTGAACTGTGTGGCACTGAATGCTGGGAAGGCATCTAAGTGGGAGAGCATGGGCTGCAGTAAGAAACTGGGCTACATCTGCCGCAAAGGAAACTCCACTACCATTACGCCTTCTGTGG gTAAAGATCAGCCCAGTTTCTGCCCAGCTGCATGGGTGCCGTATTCAGGACACTGCTACTCTATCCGCCGTAGTAAGATGATGTGGAGAGACGCATTGGCAGCCTGTCATAAAGATGGAGCAGACCTGGCCAGCATTCACAACATTGAGGAGCACAGCTTTATCATCTCACAGAGTGGCTACG TGCCCACTGATGAATTATGGATAGGTCTGAATGACCAGAAGACTCAGAATTTGTTTGAATGGTCTGATAGAACCCATGTTACCTTTGCCAAGTGGCTGGTGGGAGAACCTTCACATGCCACTAACCTCAGAGAGGACTGTGTCCTCATGAAAGGAAAG GACGGAAAATGGGCAGACCACATGTGTGAAAAGGAGCATGACTTCATCTGTAAGAAGAAAGCTTCCAGCAAACCTGCAGGATCACCTGAAGTCATCAGCCCTGGATGCCCCGCT GGTTGGATCAGGTACAGCTCTTACTGTTACAGGATTTCTGTAGAAGCCAAAAACTTCAACGAGGCCAAAACAGCATGTGGGCAGAGTGCAGCAAGCCTAGTACATGTTTCTGGCAG GTACGAAAATGCTTTCCTGGTCAGCCTGGTTGGCCTACGGCCTGAGAAATATTTCTGGATTGGTCTGTCCAATACAGAACGAGCTGACCGCTTCCAGTGGACCAACAAGGACACAGTGACGTTTACGCATTTTAATGTGGGACTGCCAG ATCGTCGCCAGGGCTGTGTTGCAGTGCAAACCGGGACTTCAGCAGGATTGTGGGACATACAGCCTTGTGACACCAAACAGAAATACATTTGCAAGAAACTGGCAGAGGGCGTTACTACAACCAAAGAGCCTCCTACGACACAACCTCTCAGTTGCCCACCTAAATGGATCAAAAAAGATTCAGGCAATTGTATTCGG GTATATAAGTCTAAAGTCGATGAAAAGAAGACATGGTTTGAGGCTCGTGATTACTGCAGATCCATTGGAGGTGATTTAGCTAGCTTCCACTCTGAAGATGAAACCGATAAGCTACC GTATGGTGGGGGTGGCGATCCTGCATGGATTGGCTTTAACTCTCTGGATGCTAATGTTGGCTTTGTGTGGTCTGATGAAAGTCCA TCAAACTATGATAACTGGAACTATGGGGAGCCCAATAACTACAATGACATTGAGCACTGCGCGGAAGCTAGTTTCTACTATGGCCATAGGTGGAATGATAGGGCTTGTGAGGTCTACAATGATTGGATCTGCCAGATACGATTGG GCACAACTCCAAAAGCACCCCCTACGAATGCCCCTCAAG CGGAGTTTAATGTCACTGATGATGGCTGGATCCAGTTTAATGGTAGCCAGtactttattaataatgatCGCCTATCTATGGAAGACGCTCGTGCATATTGCAAGAAGAACCATTCTGACCTCATTGTTATAACTGGCCAGACTGAGAGGAAGTTTATATGGAAACAG ATTTTACGAGGCTCTGAAGATCAGTTCTATATTGGAATGACAGTGGCACTGGATAAATCCTTTAG TTGGGTGGATGGTTCCCCGGTTGTCTATACAGCATGGAACCACAACGAACCAAACTTTGCCAACAATGACGAAAATTGTGTTACCATTTACAGGAACATGG GATTCTGGAACGATATCAACTGTGGAGTACCGTTGCCCTCTATCTGTAAAAGAAGCCTCGACTTTGTCAGCGGCACAGTAGCACCTACTAATGTACCAAAAGGAGGTTGTGCCCCTGAATGGACCTCTTTCCATGGAAAA TGTTATAAATATGTAGGGACGGACAGTGAGAAAACATGGCATGATGCTCGGCAATACTGCATCTCTCAAGGAGGCAATCTCGTGTCCATTCAAAGTCATGCAGAACAAG CATTCCTCACAACCATGATGCTCAGCGCAGCTGATGATGTGTGGATTGGCTTGAATGATGTCAACTGGGAGATGCGCTTTCTGTGGACTGACGGGAAAGGTGTTTCTTTCACCAACTGGGCCAAAGGTCATCCAACGTCGATTCCAGACGGGCGCAGATCATACGGAGCAGAC GCCGATGATTTCATTCTGCCAATGTGGGGCCATGACAGGGATAAAAGG AGTTTGTGGACTGATTTAGAAGATTTAGAATATGTGCAG TTCGACTGCGTCATTATGGTGAAGGAACCAAGCAGGATTACAGGCATGTGGAAGGTTGAAGACTGCAGCGAGAAGCGAGGTTTCATCTGTAAGAGAAATATTG ACTCTCAGATACAAGTTCAAGCAACAACAGTGTCCCCGAAGGCCTATTTCGCACTGGGAAATAACTCGTATAGGCTGCAGACAGAGAAGATGAGCTGGGACGAGGCCAGGAGGCAGTGTAAGGCAGACGATGCTGACTTAGCCAGTGTGCTGGACTCCATCACCCAAGCTCTGACCACGCTCAGGTTCGGCGGATTCAAAGAGCCAGTGTGGATCGGCCTCAACAGCAACCTG ACAAATGGACGGTACCGCTGGGTGGACAACTGGCTTCTGCGCTACAGCAAATGGGCAACGGGGGAGCCAAAGAGGAACCTGGCCTGTGTGTACATTGACACAGATGGAACTTGGAAAACAGCAGAATGCAGCAACACCTACTACTCTCTCTGCAAGCGCTCCTCAG ATATTGCCCCTACGGAGCCCCCTCAGCTCCCAGGAATCTGCCCTGAACCAAAGAGACACAAAACTTGGATCCCTTTTCGAGGACACTGTTATGCTTTCATGGCCTCCAAGAGTGAGAACTGGGCCCATGCTACAGTGGAGTGTATGAGAATGG GCGCATCGTTAGTCAGTGTGGAGGATGCGCCGGAAGGCGCGTTTATCCAGAGGAATCTTGAGATCCTACAAGATGATTCCAAATCGTTCTGGGTTGGCATGCATCGTAGCCATGCAG GTGATTGGATGTGGATTGATAATCTGGTGGTGGACTATACTAACTGGGCACCCCGAATGCCCAGTACTTACGGTGACTGCGTAGAGGCCAGATCAGACAGTGGCTTATGGTTTAATACCCATTGCAGTGGCTACAGGGCCTACATTTGCAAAACTGAAAAAG TTATACCACCAACTGAGAAGCAACCAGATGTTG
- the mrc1a gene encoding macrophage mannose receptor 1 isoform X2, with translation MKKLSFPLFVLLCLCMALDYTVQLDTSAFLIYNEAHNKCVKVVNPNIAQAADCDPSSEAQRFRWISSSRVLSISHKLCLGAQDLKEWVRVMLLPCNELSPMQTWECKNETLFGLKNQPLHFNYGNRHEPNILLYTGTGSWSRWQIYGTKENLCSRGYQEMFTISGNAFGVPCQFPFKFEEKWYAECTLDGRSDGQLWCATETDYSKDKKWGFCPTKSTSGWDSDPITGVVYQRNTQSVLTWHQARKSCQQQGADLLSIVELHEQTYISGLTNALGSALWIGLNSLDFESGWQWSNGNPFRYLNWAPGHPSLEPGLNCVALNAGKASKWESMGCSKKLGYICRKGNSTTITPSVGKDQPSFCPAAWVPYSGHCYSIRRSKMMWRDALAACHKDGADLASIHNIEEHSFIISQSGYVPTDELWIGLNDQKTQNLFEWSDRTHVTFAKWLVGEPSHATNLREDCVLMKGKDGKWADHMCEKEHDFICKKKASSKPAGSPEVISPGCPAGWIRYSSYCYRISVEAKNFNEAKTACGQSAASLVHVSGRYENAFLVSLVGLRPEKYFWIGLSNTERADRFQWTNKDTVTFTHFNVGLPDRRQGCVAVQTGTSAGLWDIQPCDTKQKYICKKLAEGVTTTKEPPTTQPLSCPPKWIKKDSGNCIRVYKSKVDEKKTWFEARDYCRSIGGDLASFHSEDETDKLPYGGGGDPAWIGFNSLDANVGFVWSDESPSNYDNWNYGEPNNYNDIEHCAEASFYYGHRWNDRACEVYNDWICQIRLGTTPKAPPTNAPQAEFNVTDDGWIQFNGSQYFINNDRLSMEDARAYCKKNHSDLIVITGQTERKFIWKQILRGSEDQFYIGMTVALDKSFSWVDGSPVVYTAWNHNEPNFANNDENCVTIYRNMGFWNDINCGVPLPSICKRSLDFVSGTVAPTNVPKGGCAPEWTSFHGKCYKYVGTDSEKTWHDARQYCISQGGNLVSIQSHAEQAFLTTMMLSAADDVWIGLNDVNWEMRFLWTDGKGVSFTNWAKGHPTSIPDGRRSYGADFDCVIMVKEPSRITGMWKVEDCSEKRGFICKRNIDSQIQVQATTVSPKAYFALGNNSYRLQTEKMSWDEARRQCKADDADLASVLDSITQALTTLRFGGFKEPVWIGLNSNLTNGRYRWVDNWLLRYSKWATGEPKRNLACVYIDTDGTWKTAECSNTYYSLCKRSSDIAPTEPPQLPGICPEPKRHKTWIPFRGHCYAFMASKSENWAHATVECMRMGASLVSVEDAPEGAFIQRNLEILQDDSKSFWVGMHRSHAGDWMWIDNLVVDYTNWAPRMPSTYGDCVEARSDSGLWFNTHCSGYRAYICKTEKVIPPTEKQPDVAPHVEEAPHGYAGIAVAVVLVILAVAGLAAFLFFKRPTLPVVGECTFDNTLYFNNPARASNTVDTKGLVANIEQNERA, from the exons ATGAAGAAGCTCAGCTTCCCTCTGTTTGTGCTGCTGTGCCTCTGCATGGCTTTGGACTACACTGTTCAACTAG ACACCAGTGCGTTCCTCATCTACAACGAGGCTCACAACAAGTGTGTGAAGGTGGTGAACCCCAACATCGCTCAGGCTGCTGACTGCGACCCGTCCTCGGAAGCCCAACGCTTCCGCTGGATCTCGTCTTCTCGGGTCCTGAGCATCTCCCACAAACTCTGCCTGGGTGCTCAAGACCTCAAAGAATGGGTGAGGGTTATGCTGCTCCCGTGCAACGAGCTCAGTCCCATGCAGACGTGGGAGTGCAAGAACGAGACCCTTTTTGGCCTGAAAAATCAGCCCTTGCATTTCAACTATGGAAATCGCCATGAGCCCAACATCCTGCTGTACACAGGGACCGGTTCCTGGAGCCGCTGGCAGATATACGGCACCAAGGAAAATCTGTGCTCTAGGGGATACCAAG AGATGTTCACCATTAGCGGCAATGCTTTCGGGGTCCCCTGTCAGTTTCCCTTCAAGTTTGAGGAAAAGTGGTATGCTGAGTGCACCCTGGATGGTCGGTCAGATGGGCAGCTGTGGTGCGCAACAGAGACGGACTACAGCAAGGACAAGAAATGGGGTTTCTGTCCCACCAAAT CAACGTCGGGTTGGGACAGTGATCCGATAACTGGTGTGGTGTATCAAAGGAACACTCAGTCAGTCCTGACCTGGCACCAGGCTCGTAAGAGCTGCCAGCAGCAAGGTGCCGATctgctcagtattgtagagctGCACGAGCAAACGTACATTTCAG GTTTGACTAATGCACTTGGCTCTGCTCTGTGGATTGGACTGAATAGTCTAGACTTTGAAAGTGGCTGGCAATGGAGCAATGGAAACCCATTCAGATATCTGAACTGGGCTCCAG GCCACCCTTCACTGGAGCCTGGCCTGAACTGTGTGGCACTGAATGCTGGGAAGGCATCTAAGTGGGAGAGCATGGGCTGCAGTAAGAAACTGGGCTACATCTGCCGCAAAGGAAACTCCACTACCATTACGCCTTCTGTGG gTAAAGATCAGCCCAGTTTCTGCCCAGCTGCATGGGTGCCGTATTCAGGACACTGCTACTCTATCCGCCGTAGTAAGATGATGTGGAGAGACGCATTGGCAGCCTGTCATAAAGATGGAGCAGACCTGGCCAGCATTCACAACATTGAGGAGCACAGCTTTATCATCTCACAGAGTGGCTACG TGCCCACTGATGAATTATGGATAGGTCTGAATGACCAGAAGACTCAGAATTTGTTTGAATGGTCTGATAGAACCCATGTTACCTTTGCCAAGTGGCTGGTGGGAGAACCTTCACATGCCACTAACCTCAGAGAGGACTGTGTCCTCATGAAAGGAAAG GACGGAAAATGGGCAGACCACATGTGTGAAAAGGAGCATGACTTCATCTGTAAGAAGAAAGCTTCCAGCAAACCTGCAGGATCACCTGAAGTCATCAGCCCTGGATGCCCCGCT GGTTGGATCAGGTACAGCTCTTACTGTTACAGGATTTCTGTAGAAGCCAAAAACTTCAACGAGGCCAAAACAGCATGTGGGCAGAGTGCAGCAAGCCTAGTACATGTTTCTGGCAG GTACGAAAATGCTTTCCTGGTCAGCCTGGTTGGCCTACGGCCTGAGAAATATTTCTGGATTGGTCTGTCCAATACAGAACGAGCTGACCGCTTCCAGTGGACCAACAAGGACACAGTGACGTTTACGCATTTTAATGTGGGACTGCCAG ATCGTCGCCAGGGCTGTGTTGCAGTGCAAACCGGGACTTCAGCAGGATTGTGGGACATACAGCCTTGTGACACCAAACAGAAATACATTTGCAAGAAACTGGCAGAGGGCGTTACTACAACCAAAGAGCCTCCTACGACACAACCTCTCAGTTGCCCACCTAAATGGATCAAAAAAGATTCAGGCAATTGTATTCGG GTATATAAGTCTAAAGTCGATGAAAAGAAGACATGGTTTGAGGCTCGTGATTACTGCAGATCCATTGGAGGTGATTTAGCTAGCTTCCACTCTGAAGATGAAACCGATAAGCTACC GTATGGTGGGGGTGGCGATCCTGCATGGATTGGCTTTAACTCTCTGGATGCTAATGTTGGCTTTGTGTGGTCTGATGAAAGTCCA TCAAACTATGATAACTGGAACTATGGGGAGCCCAATAACTACAATGACATTGAGCACTGCGCGGAAGCTAGTTTCTACTATGGCCATAGGTGGAATGATAGGGCTTGTGAGGTCTACAATGATTGGATCTGCCAGATACGATTGG GCACAACTCCAAAAGCACCCCCTACGAATGCCCCTCAAG CGGAGTTTAATGTCACTGATGATGGCTGGATCCAGTTTAATGGTAGCCAGtactttattaataatgatCGCCTATCTATGGAAGACGCTCGTGCATATTGCAAGAAGAACCATTCTGACCTCATTGTTATAACTGGCCAGACTGAGAGGAAGTTTATATGGAAACAG ATTTTACGAGGCTCTGAAGATCAGTTCTATATTGGAATGACAGTGGCACTGGATAAATCCTTTAG TTGGGTGGATGGTTCCCCGGTTGTCTATACAGCATGGAACCACAACGAACCAAACTTTGCCAACAATGACGAAAATTGTGTTACCATTTACAGGAACATGG GATTCTGGAACGATATCAACTGTGGAGTACCGTTGCCCTCTATCTGTAAAAGAAGCCTCGACTTTGTCAGCGGCACAGTAGCACCTACTAATGTACCAAAAGGAGGTTGTGCCCCTGAATGGACCTCTTTCCATGGAAAA TGTTATAAATATGTAGGGACGGACAGTGAGAAAACATGGCATGATGCTCGGCAATACTGCATCTCTCAAGGAGGCAATCTCGTGTCCATTCAAAGTCATGCAGAACAAG CATTCCTCACAACCATGATGCTCAGCGCAGCTGATGATGTGTGGATTGGCTTGAATGATGTCAACTGGGAGATGCGCTTTCTGTGGACTGACGGGAAAGGTGTTTCTTTCACCAACTGGGCCAAAGGTCATCCAACGTCGATTCCAGACGGGCGCAGATCATACGGAGCAGAC TTCGACTGCGTCATTATGGTGAAGGAACCAAGCAGGATTACAGGCATGTGGAAGGTTGAAGACTGCAGCGAGAAGCGAGGTTTCATCTGTAAGAGAAATATTG ACTCTCAGATACAAGTTCAAGCAACAACAGTGTCCCCGAAGGCCTATTTCGCACTGGGAAATAACTCGTATAGGCTGCAGACAGAGAAGATGAGCTGGGACGAGGCCAGGAGGCAGTGTAAGGCAGACGATGCTGACTTAGCCAGTGTGCTGGACTCCATCACCCAAGCTCTGACCACGCTCAGGTTCGGCGGATTCAAAGAGCCAGTGTGGATCGGCCTCAACAGCAACCTG ACAAATGGACGGTACCGCTGGGTGGACAACTGGCTTCTGCGCTACAGCAAATGGGCAACGGGGGAGCCAAAGAGGAACCTGGCCTGTGTGTACATTGACACAGATGGAACTTGGAAAACAGCAGAATGCAGCAACACCTACTACTCTCTCTGCAAGCGCTCCTCAG ATATTGCCCCTACGGAGCCCCCTCAGCTCCCAGGAATCTGCCCTGAACCAAAGAGACACAAAACTTGGATCCCTTTTCGAGGACACTGTTATGCTTTCATGGCCTCCAAGAGTGAGAACTGGGCCCATGCTACAGTGGAGTGTATGAGAATGG GCGCATCGTTAGTCAGTGTGGAGGATGCGCCGGAAGGCGCGTTTATCCAGAGGAATCTTGAGATCCTACAAGATGATTCCAAATCGTTCTGGGTTGGCATGCATCGTAGCCATGCAG GTGATTGGATGTGGATTGATAATCTGGTGGTGGACTATACTAACTGGGCACCCCGAATGCCCAGTACTTACGGTGACTGCGTAGAGGCCAGATCAGACAGTGGCTTATGGTTTAATACCCATTGCAGTGGCTACAGGGCCTACATTTGCAAAACTGAAAAAG TTATACCACCAACTGAGAAGCAACCAGATGTTG